TATGGTAGTATTTACCTTTATCATATATTTACTTCTCCCTCTTATCTTACTCTAAAGGTGAACGTGAAATAAATGTCTAACAAATACAATTATAAATTATTCTATGGGATAGGGTGGGGTGACAACGGGCAAACCAGTCAAAGTCAAACACGTTTTGTACCAGAAAAAACTACAACACATGTTAGACGCTTTCTTTGAATTTCACAAACACAACCCATTCCTCAATCAAACAGAAGAAAGAGTTGAAGAACACATTAAGCAATTGATCCAATTCAAACCTCTGGTGAAGCAAGCACTTTCCACCTAGAAAACCAAGCTTCATCTCAAGATGTTGCTATGCTCCTCTTCTACAAGCATTACCATGAccgtgttgttgttgttgttggtggcgATGAGCTTCCACATGATTTCAGAAACACAAGCCCAACAAGAGTACTTGAACAACAATCAACTAGATTGTGATAACACACACAACTCCACATATGGCAACGTTTGCAACAGTGTCACTTCATGCCAATCCTATCTCACCTTCAAATCATCTTCCCCTGAATACAACACACCTTCTTCAATCTCCTACCTCCTCAACTCCACACCCTCCCTCGTCGCTAAATCCAACAACATCACCGACGTCACCCCCATCATCACCGACACCATGGTCACCGTCCCCGTCACCTGCTCCTGCTCCGGCGGCCGCTACCAACACAACGCCACCTACAACTTGAAGAAAACAGGGGAGACTTACTTctccatcgccaacaacacCTACCAGTCCCTCACTACTTGTCAAGCCCTCATGGCTCAGAACCCCTACGATGCTAAGAACCTCTTCGCCGGTGATGACCTCCATGTGCCTCTCCGGTGCGCTTGCCCCACCAAGAAACAGAGTGATGCAGGGTTCAAGTACCTGCTCACCTACCTGGTTTCTCAAGGGGAGTCGCCAGATTCCATTGCTGAGATCTTTGGTGTTGATACACAGAGTGTTTTGGATGCCAACGAGCTTGATTCTAAATCCGTCGTTTTCTACTTCACACCGCTGTTGGTTCCTCTTAAAACAGAGCCACCGGCGAGGTTACAGATAGCAGCGTCGCCGCCGGAGTCTCCACCGCCAGCTCCGGCGGGTAATGATAGTTCCAGCTCTTCCAAGAAATGGGTCATCGTCGGTGTCACGGTTGGGGTTGCTGTGTGCCTCGTTGTGGCTCTTCTCGTGTTTTTCCTCTGTTTCTACAATCGTCGCCGCCGTCAGCCGGCGCCGCCACCGGTATCGGTTAAGGATTTCCCGGACTCTGCCGTCAAGATGGTGTCGGAAACCACCCCCACAACCGAATCCTGGTCACTTTCTTCAGAAGGGGTTCGCTATGCGATTGAGTCGTTGACCGCGTACAAGTTCGGGGACATACAAACCGCTACAAAGTTCTTCAGCGAAGAGAACAAGATCAAAGGGTCTGTTTACAGAGCTTCTTTCAAAGGTGATGATGCTGCTGTGAAGATTCTCAATGGTGATGTCTCTGCTGAGATCAACCTTCTCAAGAGGATCAACCATGCCAACATTATAAGGCTATCTGGTTTT
This is a stretch of genomic DNA from Lotus japonicus ecotype B-129 chromosome 1, LjGifu_v1.2. It encodes these proteins:
- the LOC130733480 gene encoding protein LYK5-like, whose translation is MLLCSSSTSITMTVLLLLLVAMSFHMISETQAQQEYLNNNQLDCDNTHNSTYGNVCNSVTSCQSYLTFKSSSPEYNTPSSISYLLNSTPSLVAKSNNITDVTPIITDTMVTVPVTCSCSGGRYQHNATYNLKKTGETYFSIANNTYQSLTTCQALMAQNPYDAKNLFAGDDLHVPLRCACPTKKQSDAGFKYLLTYLVSQGESPDSIAEIFGVDTQSVLDANELDSKSVVFYFTPLLVPLKTEPPARLQIAASPPESPPPAPAGNDSSSSSKKWVIVGVTVGVAVCLVVALLVFFLCFYNRRRRQPAPPPVSVKDFPDSAVKMVSETTPTTESWSLSSEGVRYAIESLTAYKFGDIQTATKFFSEENKIKGSVYRASFKGDDAAVKILNGDVSAEINLLKRINHANIIRLSGFCVHKGNTYLVYEFAEKDSLDDWLHSEKKYQNSVSLSWMQRVQIAYDVADALNYLHNYTNPVLIHKNLKSGNVLLNGKFRAKVSNFGLARAMEDQGEDGGGFQMTRHVVGTQGYMPPEYTENGLITPKMDVYAFGVVMLELLSGKEATGNGDKNGLGEKMVLSETVNHVLEGDNDNVRDKLRGFMDQTLRDEYPLDLAYSMAEIAKRCVAHDLNSRPNISEVFMTLSKVQSSTLDWDPSSEVERSRSVSQISESR